TGGCTATCGCAATATTAGGGCTGGAATCCACAACGAGGCACTTGATTGAATGCACTAGCtcgacaaggaagaagttaGGGTTCCGTTTTGAGCATGGGAAGCATATAGTGCTGCAGTAGTACACGCATCGTTTTGCTTGCTAGCTCCTGGGCCCTGGTAAGTGAAAGCATAAACTACACGAGGCGCAGTTTAAAACCGGGTCAAGGACAGAGATCCTTTGAAACGCAAGAATCAGCATCTGGTTGTGGGCGATCAAACAGTGTTTTACCCCGGCCTGTGCTCGTCTGCACTGCCGTGTCCATCTCGTTGGGAACTCAGTCTAATCCTCCATAACTCTAATCTGAGACTGAAAAGTTGGCACAGTGAGACTATGCGATCCTTCAGGAACTGAAATTTGTGTCAAGTGGGATAAGCTGGTGTTTTATCCTATCGTGTTGGTGCAAATCCGACCCACCCGAAACTTTCCGAGCATAAATGTCTTAGGGTTTGGCATCACAGCCAATAGGAGTCACGGATTTGTTAAGCTTCGGCGCCATCGGCAGATCATTTTCACCCCCGCCGAACGGAATGTCCAAGCTTGATGGTATTCCAAGGCTTTTGAGTGACATGGATCCCCGAACCTTGTCGTCTTTGTTTCCTCTGGAGGTATTCTTTGCGGTTATACTGAAATATCAAGTTACTTTACCAAATCCATCATCCCGACGTGATCCCGATTCGGCCATCCATTTTGACGCCGGTCTAGAACGTATGCTATAGGGAGGATTATAGACTAATTTTACTTAGATTACAGCATCATATGATAAAGATCTTCACGTAATTTAACTAACAGATCGATCGTCTCGCTTTTTAAAACTAGTCTCAGACATAGATAAAGCACGCcaaaaataattttaattttattaactttttCCTATCCGAATAAGGAAATTTCAAAGCGAGCCAGGTCTTTCACCGATCGGCTCTCGCCAATGTCGCTTGTCGGGCGAAGGAAAGTTCGCAACCAACGTTTCTCCAATGTCTCTCAAAAGTGGATCTTACTCCACCCAGTTAGGGTATATATGTATACTGGATATAGTTGGGGATCATGACGTCGCTGACTGTACAAAACAGCTAAGATTGACAAAAGTACACTATATTTAACTGGAACAACGGTCTGGTAACCGGCCACGCGATGTAGACATGTCACATCCTCCAACACCCCACACTTTTTCACCCCTCTTGTGGTCACTTTatttctttgatttctctCCGCGTCCTGTGGCGGGCGTGAATGTTTCTTCTGGCATTCACAACAATGCCCGGCGGTATACGTCCGCCACCTGAAGTAATAGTATCGTGGCCGAAGCCGAATATGACCGACCCCGAGTCGCATGGACCATCGGGTATTGTCCTCGCGTCCGTGTTTGGTGGCATTGCGCTGACGACAGTTGGGGTTCGACTGTGGGCGAGGTGCGTTATCCAGCGTCGTGGCGGATGGGACGACCTTTGTGCTGGATTGGCTGTGGTATGTCGCATTAGTTCGAGACGCTACCATTGTCAAAAAGCTGACTGATTAGGTTCCCGTCCTCGGATTAGCGATCGCATTTGTCCTCAGTTCGCCTTCCTCCATCAACCATCGCGCAAGGATCACAACTGACGGTAACAGGCTCGGAAGTCTACGGCGCAAACCTCCACACGTGGGACAATACACTACCCAAGCTCATCGCGCAACGCCAAGTGGCACTCGCAATGGAGATGCTGTATGTACTTGGCTCTGGATTGGTGCGGATTTCGgtcctcctcttctaccGGCGAATGGGCTTCCGATCGATCTCGCGAGGTTTCATGCTCACGACATGGATTAGCATATTCTCCGTTGTCGGATACAGTGTGGCCTTTCTCGCGGTGATTTTCGGGTCCTGTCGGCCACTCCACGCCTACTGGGATCAAATCAACCCGGTATGGGCGGCATCGCATATGTGGAAATGTTATAATGAGGCGGTACATATCATTGTCGCGACAGGTGTCGCGCTCGTTCAAGACGCAGTTGTGACTACCCTTCCAGCGATTTTGTGTTGGAACCTACGAATCTCATTTCGTGAGAAGATCGCCCTAGGCTCCATTTTCGTTGTGGGATACTTGACTCCCGTTATCGCGGGAATAAGACTCTACTTTATTGTGCGACTTTACTATGTCTCCTACGATGCGTCCTGGACTAGTTGGTACTGTTGGATGCTGGCTATGATGGAATTGCTCATTGCGATTACATGTTCGAGTTTACCCGCGGCGCGGGTGTTTTTCAACCAGTATAAGCCCCATGTGGATTTTGTCGGCACCGCAAGAGGGATCAAGTCGGTCTTCAGCAGAAGCACATCTCGAAAGTCCATCTCCGCAGAACGGTCAAGGCGAGTCTCGTCGAGCACTGTTAAGCTCACCGAGCAGGCCTATTCCAAAAACTCCAATACATTTACGGACGATGGGCCGGAGATAGAGCTGGATAGGATGCAAAAGATGCCTGTATAATAACGCTATATGTACACTACACTATCAGTAACATTCTTCAAAATACTGAATGAGAGAGTTCACTGGTACGAATGATAGTTACTTGCAACTCATAGCTGAAAGTTTGATTAAGGTCAAGTTTTGCTGTTCTTGTAAAGGCaaggaaataagaaaaggaacagaaaacaaacaactgGAAACGAAAATGTAGAGATATAGCACATACTAATAAGGAGATTCAGAGTATAAAGCTTTTATCTATATTGTGCCGCTTAATCATAGGGAGTACTTTACGCCTGTgtgtatatattaaatagctGAATTGCAACATATCCAAGGGTTTTTGCAGCATTGTAGCCTGGCTTTAAATGAATTCAATGTTCCCTGACGTTATGCCCCGGGGGGGGGGTTGTATAAATCAGATATCTATTATTGATAACCCTAAATCTAAGAAACGGGGCACGCTTATAAGCTAGATCTGGAATATTGCGCAACGCGACTTCCAGCTGTTAAAAGCAGGTGATCTGCTATGGCGGCTTTTGTTCCGGGGTGTCAAGATACGTTCCAGGCATATCTAGATATCTACTCTGCCATTTTACTCTTACTTAAGGTCGAATTGCCAGACGATCGGGGCAAGCGATTGACGCAAATTATGGTGAAGCACGATCGATGAATTGGTCACTCAACATCTACTGAGTAGGTCTTCAGGTGAGGGCATCCTAAGGCGATACTTGCGACACACTAAGGTCGTAGCAGCATTGGCCTCTTTTGGGATTCTGTGCTGTTCAGACCTGCTATAATCTGACGTATGTGATGAGACTATGTTATCTCAATTAGAATAGAATAATGCAGCGCGATATACTGTAAGATGGTTTTGATCAAATGCACCCTACTATTATTATGGTACTCACAGAGCTCGGCTACACACACTAATCCTAACCCTACTAATAATGGCCGTAAGACTCACCCATGGCGAGACTTGAACATTGGTAAATTTGTATACTTAAACAAAACGTGAGTGACAATGCACTGCTAGTGGTAACGTTGGCAAATCTGTAGTATTTCGACACAACCAACAGCTTCGGAAAGCGGAAGTCTGTCCGGCATGGTTGAATTTGTAGTCAATCGCACCTTCCAAGGCCGGACATATACTGGCTAAGTATAAATTCAGGCATATACTTAGCCTGGGCACTCTACCCCTTGATCTATTACTCTCCAATCTATTTCAACATTACCTTCTGGCTTCATTCATCTCTCACAACATGCCTGGCCATGGTATCGCCTACCCCAGGTTACCTTCGGAATTCAATGAACTAACGAACCCGATTCCTAACCTTCGACCGCATCAAGCTCGGAAAATAGTGATTTACTATCAGACTATGACGGTTCCACTAAAAGATCCGGCTGTCGCGTATGTCATTGAGAGCTGGCTCCAGATGGAAACCCTCACGCACCTCATCGTTGGCTGTTTCCATCTAGGTCGCAACGGATACTTGCATCTCAATAACCACACCCCAGACCACGAAAGCTTCACAGACTTGTGACAGGATAAACAGACTCTACAACAGAGAGGACTTAAGGTATTGGCAATGCTCGGAGGATCCTGTCCCGGCAGCTTCATCGTGCTGGACGAAGACGAGAGTTTCCAGGAGTGTTACAAGACCCTGTACGACATGCTTGTCAAGTACAAGTTCGACGGGATCGACCTCGACATCGAGGAACCAATCTCTCAGAATGGTATTAACCGTCTCGTTGATCGCCTTCGGGCGGACTTCGGGCCTAACTTTATCATCACCCTCGCTCCTGTTGCTACGGCTTTGCAGGGTAAGGCCCATCTATCTGGCTTCGACTATCTGCGTTTCGAGGGTGAAAGAGGCgataaaattaatttctacAACACGCAATTTTACAACGGCTGGGGGAGCCTCGAAACAACCAAGGACTATGACGCGATCATGGCGATGGGATTCCCTCCGTCTCGTGTCCTTCCAACTCTATTGACTCACCGGAACAATGGAACCGCAGGCTTCATAGAGTTCGACAAGCTTCGCCCGGTGCTTATTGAGTTACGACTCCGGTATCCCTATCTTGGGGGAGTGGCGGGTTGGGAATACTTCAACTCCGATCCAGGTGGACAAGAGATGCCTTATCAATGGAGCGTACTCGTCGCAAGAGCTCTAGGCATGATTCCTGAAATTACAGGTTGAGCACACATACATCCGTTCAGAGATTATGACGAGTGCAACCAAACGGGGTGGTTCCAGTGAATTGGTAGGTTCAAGCTAGTAGTTGCTAGGGATTGGGATCGAAGGAGCTATACATATTAGCCTATGAGCGACACTACGTTTATGTAGACGTTCACAAGTTCTTCAAGttattactactagtactactacATTTTTACTCTCGTTTTGTTGTGCCAATATGTCCTCCTTCCCCTTACTGTAGTCATTTGCAGCAAGCTACTAGATTAACAAGAGACGAACGTTCTATCAAAGGTTCAACCACGTACTAGGTTTGCAACTGTTTATGCCGCGGCACTTACTGCCATTGCAGGCTTAGGGTTAGTATGACTACAGTTCATGACCTGCCATGGGACAATGCCTACGCTCGTCGAACTTGAGCTTATAGCTTGATATGACCTCCGACTACCCAACCTCCGGCCAGGGCCGTAGTGCATCCAAGCATTGCATTGCGATGGGCTCGCCATGACTCCTAGATGTCGAGTAACTAACCTGTCAATCATTAGTCTGCATGACTTGCGTGAATCTTTCTCGGATCGCCCGGCAATCCGATCGTAGTTGAGAATAAAAGTCGAGAAATCGGTGATCGTGTCGCTCGTTGGGTTTAAATCCAAACTGCTAATTTAGAATTGTTGAGGATATGTCATCTTTCCCCACGCAATTACACGTATATACCGTGCTCGCTACAAGCGTCTAGCTAACATAAGTACAACGAGATATACACTTGCCACACCCCCTGCAATTCCGAGAGGTCCAATATACGAGAACACTTAACCATCTTCAAGCCCAACACAAAGTGCCATACACCTTACCCTCGACCGGAATCTCCCTCCACTCCTCACTCCCGACGCAGGTAGGGCAGTAGAACACATGATCCGGGTCATATTCATCCTTAATGGCCCTAAGGCGAGGGTAATTATCACCGAAAAAGTCCGTCTGCCACCATGGATTGTGTCTGTCACCATCATTGAGATAGCTGCCCATATTCGGGGCCAGCGCTCTCATTGCATCGGCCTTTCTGTATGTGGTATCTTGTTGCATCTTCTTGAAGGACCTGTCGTCTGCATTTTCGGGCAATATGGACGTCGGCACAGCAAGAAGATACGCTTTGCGCCAGGCGGGGTGGACTCCAACATAGCGGTCCGCAGAAGCATCGGCGGGGTTGTCAAGGACCTTTCCTCCACCAACGAGGAAAAGCATAGTCCATATGGTTGCCTTTTCCGGGACATCGGGAGAATTCGTGGAGGTGATACGTAGCATCTCCTTGAGCTGTGCCGGGTCACCCGTGAGAGACGCCTTATCGAGGAGGCGTGATGTGAGCGTCATCTTGCTGAATCCAACTTGTTGCTGAGCCCTCGTCGCTGCCATATAATAGTCTTCGAATGATGGATAACGCTCCCAGCTCTCGGAGATCATGAGACCAGAACCATTGTATTTCCGGAGCCGTTGCATGAGCGTCGCAGATACGAATCTTTGTGCTTCTTCCAATGCATCGTCGCTGTCGTCTAGCTTTGCGAAGGCATGGGAGTAGCCGCCGTTCTCCATGACTGATGCAGGCGCTCCGGCGATTGGAGAGTCCACTTTGTCAACACCCCACCCGGCATACCCTGAGAAGCCACCATCGGATAAGGCGGGATAAGCGGAAAGGATATCCGCCACCGCGTCGATTAGTGCCATAGTAGCAGCTAATGGGTCTTTGCGATTGGGTAATGGGTACACAACGAGTGTATGCGTAATGGCTGGTCGGGACGGGTGGGCCTTCAGCGTAGCTGAAACGACTACACCGTatgttcctcctccaccaccacgTAGAGCAAAGAATAGGTCTCTGTTCTCACAGGCATTGGCCGTTACAAGTTCACCAGATGCGAGGATGACCTTGAGTTCTAGGACCTGGTCGACAGCAAGACCGAAGTCGCGACTGGCCGGAGAGTGCCCTCCGCCTTGTAGGTAACCGCCTAGCACGCCGACCGTCTTATAATTCTAGGTTAGCAATTGTGTCCTTTATTGAGACATCGGTTTACTTACTGGATCCTGTCCACCGACGACTATTAAGTTTCGCTCGAACGCAGCAGAGTAGAGGTCGCCCCAGAGATAGCCTCCTCGGACAGTGAAGGCGTTTCCTGTCCAGTTGGTGTGTTTGCATTGGCTGGGGGATTGATATTCTTCATGAAATTCAATTCCTTCTTGGATATACTTCAGCCATATCTGTAAGCTGCCGTACCCTTGGGATCTGCGTTTGAGTGTCAGTAGTAAACCTCTCAATTGACTTTTACCAGAGAAACAGACCTTGCGAGGAGGTCGTGACCAGTATTCTTTATCACGAGTCTCAGATTATGCGTCTTGGCAAATTGGATTCCCTCCACCACATCTTCTGGTTCTGTGGCATTGATGGTATACACCGGCGCTGGACCGAGGTCACATTCCCCTTGTGGTTTTCCTATTGGAGTTGAAACGACGGGACAACTGTAGTCGAGAGGATAACAATAACCAGTTGGCTGAAGAGATTGGAAGGTGGAATTTGACCATTGGTCCACGATAGTATCACACAGCTTCTggtcatcctcatctccatAGGAATAGCAAGGCTCGGCCACGGGAGTGTTTCGGATCAGCTTTCCCGAGACGGCATCGTTCAACTCGGCCCAATCGGTTAACGTCGGCCAGCAACCTTCATTCGGTACCTACCCGAAGCAAGATGTTAACAAAGCTTAAAAGAGAAATTGGAAGCAAACTCACGCATTTACAATGTTCACGAGCAAAGCTCTGCCCAACCAGAGCCACAAGCCCCAGGGCTACTAAAGACACACCTAACGCCATTGGAGAAAGACGATGTTAACACCCTACTAGCGACCGAGGCGAGGAAAAGCGACTGTAGAAATACAAGCTCCCAACCACAGCGGTCAAGGATAGCGGTATCACGAGGCCTCGTCATCACAAGCTTGTTGCCGATAAGCACAATGAAAGTTACCAGCTCGCGCTGCATAACAAGCCAAGGGTCTCGTCGACGTGTTCGTGGTGCTGCAGCTGCGGGCGCCGTTGGGATCGACCGATTGGCAGATCATCGGGCGGGCGGGAGATCCAACATGCAAGATAGCCGCGCTAAAAGGCAATAAATGCAGCTGCACGATTTCAGTATCCCCGATGGATCAGCTGAGGATCATCAGGTCCACGTGTGACTGGGGGATTTCTGTGCCGTGACCAAGGAATTGTTATTATAGCTCTTGTGTGGTTCTTGGCCCTGTTTATGGCTATAAATCTTGCTTGAGCGGTGGGAGACTCCTTATTTCCGAATTTCAGCAGGTCCTATTATTTTCACCTGTGGAGTCCTGTCGGTCGCCATAGTCTATCTGAGTTAACAATTAAATATGATGCAGAAGTGCTCGCCGCTGGAGACAGTGTTGATGCCTGATGCCTTGCTTGGTGCTGTACCAGGCCGATATTACGGGCTGAGGTCTCCATCATGCAGAGCTTATGATAAAATGTGTGTACCGTCACATACTTTCACCGTAAGATTGAATCtcaaaatataatagaaggTAAAGGTCGCCTTTTGAGATATTATCATGAACCGTAAAAGCTACAAAATGTTATCGTCCACCAAAACAGACCTACTGCATAGCAAGATTGGACTTAATCACAGCCTCATTCGTCGTCGCCATCAGCAAACCAACTCTCCACTATGTCATCGACATCATAGCCACTGAGACCCATCTCCTGCCTCCGAGCATCGATGAACTCATATCGTTCCCGTACCATCTTGAGGATCTCCTGTTTCAGTTCTTCAGGTTCCCCATAACATCCAAATGAACACTCGCCTCTGGAGAGCCTAGACTCGTACTCTCCCACCTCTCTCAACCTGATTTTATCGTCCATAGCGAAATCGTAGCCTAGGCACACGGGACACGACTGATCTACAGAGCACCCACCGCGAAGGTCTGGAAAGTCCCAAGAACAGCCGGGACAGTACCAACCAAGCGTTTGACAAAACGGGCATTTGCCACGCCAGTAGTCCTTCAGGACATCGCTATGTGGAAAGGGTTAGAATACTACCGTTCCTTTCGGGGAGTATGGAAGGGAGCAGGTTGGCATACCGTCCATGGGGGTTGACGCGGTATTCAATTTTAGAATCCGCAGGGAAGCGAGCCACATACATACTCAGTCGACCCCATGTAAGGCCATAGATTACTTCACTAGAACTGTCATCGTCCTCTGATgtatcatcgtcttcctcctcgttaTAATAGACGTCTGGACCGGATACTACACAGCGACCGGGTTCGTCTAAATAGCCCACCTTCACTTCCCTGACTGTGATAGACGATATTTTGGGATTCGAGATTTGACTGTCAGGGCATGATTCAACAAGGAACATGAAGGCCCTCTGCCCCAGGACGTAAAGAAGGATAAGATCTCCCTCGGACACCGCCTGGTCCAAGGATTCCATCTTGCTGGTGTGGTTTGATTGTATCACGAAGGGGTTTATTGCTAATGGGACCTGACTAAGGTTGTGAGAGGTAATGTAAGGACTTCGCGTCTATTAGTCGGCGTAACCATGATGTATACATTGAATCCGCTGCGTCGTCATTCTCACTTGGCAACAGGTTGGTGCCTTGATAGCCTCGGTTTGCCTCAGTTTGCCATTAGCTAGTATGTAAGGACTACATCCATACCCTTTGCTCCCCTTGCTGGCCACGTTTCTCTGTATTTGTGTTCTCCTTGTTATTTATTACTCCAAGCTCTCAGATTCAATATTCGAAGATACATAGTGAAGCTGCCTATAAAGCTTCAGATAAGATTTAGTTTATATTGTCGGTAAATGTATCTAATATGTTAGGTATCGTCTTTTATTGGTGTTAAAATTCTACTTTTATATTATGTATATCCGCATTAGTAACACTAGGTAGGGACGATGGGGGAagaataaatactatagGGTCCTATTTTCTGAAACTGCTCACCTTGTAGTTATACTTGAGCGATCCAGCGTGTCTGCcaaaaaaaactttttttaaaaaataaaaataaataaaggaCACATCGATAAACTGTATGGATACGATTGGAAGTAGTAAGACTGACTCACTGTAGACGTCCCATCCAAGAAATGTCGACGAGACCTAACGAGCCTAGAGGGGGGGTTGCTTTCGATATGCTACATGTTCACTCACGGTGAGCGCCTGTTCTGGTTTTTCCCTACCACTTTTTGAAAGAGTTCCTCGTTGAGAGCCTGTGGACTGGTGCAGAAGTGATGGCGGGAAACAGATATGGCAGCCTGCTCGCAAAGGAACCACGGTTTGCGGAAACAGGGTAAGGTTGATATGCTTCTAGCAATGGTGAGCCTCCGAAGAAAGTTCATTGTTTAAAGACGATAAGAGATGCAGATCATCGAGCACCCAAAGTGGACGGTGGTAGGTTCATCTGTCAGTTGACTGCCAAACCCGATGCCCTAATTTGGATGGTGAATTTTCAAGGCGAAGATAGAGTTTACAGAGCGCTAACTGAAGGGCTCTTTTCGTTGTTAACTACTTTTGTTGGAACCTGGATTATAGACCTATATAGTGGTCGTAATCTTAGTATAAATTAACGATAGTaaaaatgaataataatacatGAATGTAGGAATCTGCTTGAAACTACTATCTTATTTCAATAGATCAAGTAACGTTTAATTAGTTATAGTAAATCTACTTAGATACAGTCTGGGGAATCTGTGGGTCAGGCAAATCTAAATCTGTCTGGGTCGGGGTAGGTAAGGAAAAACCTCAGATCACCCCCCAAAGATTCCCCCATCCAGGCTTCTGTTGAGCACCATCCCTGGCGGTTGCACGATCCTTAAGCTCGTCCAACTTTcggatcttctccttcacctcGATGATGTTTGATAGATCTTCGAGCTCCCACCTGATGTTCTGCCAGCCTCCAGAACGATACGTCTTAATGACGAACCATAGTGACAAGAAACATAGAGGCTGTTGTATAGTCTGTTAG
This Aspergillus flavus chromosome 1, complete sequence DNA region includes the following protein-coding sequences:
- a CDS encoding isoamyl alcohol oxidase; this encodes MALGVSLVALGLVALVGQSFAREHCKCVPNEGCWPTLTDWAELNDAVSGKLIRNTPVAEPCYSYGDEDDQKLCDTIVDQWSNSTFQSLQPTGKPQGECDLGPAPVYTINATEPEDVVEGIQFAKTHNLRLVIKNTGHDLLARSQGYGSLQIWLKYIQEGIEFHEEYQSPSQCKHTNWTGNAFTVRGGYLWGDLYSAAFERNLIVVGGQDPTVGVLGGYLQGGGHSPASRDFGLAVDQVLELKVILASGELVTANACENRDLFFALRGGGGGTYGVVVSATLKAHPSRPAITHTLVVYPLPNRKDPLAATMALIDAVADILSAYPALSDGGFSGYAGWGVDKVDSPIAGAPASVMENGGYSHAFAKLDDSDDALEEAQRFVSATLMQRLRKYNGSGLMISESWERYPSFEDYYMAATRAQQQVGFSKMTLTSRLLDKASLTGDPAQLKEMLRITSTNSPDVPEKATIWTMLFLVGGGKVLDNPADASADRYVGVHPAWRKAYLLAVPTSILPENADDRSFKKMQQDTTYRKADAMRALAPNMGSYLNDGDRHNPWWQTDFFGDNYPRLRAIKDEYDPDHVFYCPTCVGSEEWREIPVEGKVYGTLCWA
- a CDS encoding glycoside hydrolase superfamily, with product MPGHGIAYPRLPSEFNELTNPIPNLRPHQARKIVIYYQTMTVPLKDPAVAGLKVLAMLGGSCPGSFIVLDEDESFQECYKTLYDMLVKYKFDGIDLDIEEPISQNGINRLVDRLRADFGPNFIITLAPVATALQGKAHLSGFDYLRFEGERGDKINFYNTQFYNGWGSLETTKDYDAIMAMGFPPSRVLPTLLTHRNNGTAGFIEFDKLRPVLIELRLRYPYLGGVAGWEYFNSDPGGQEMPYQWSVLVARALGMIPEITG